The Candidatus Koribacter versatilis Ellin345 genome has a segment encoding these proteins:
- a CDS encoding SRPBCC family protein, which translates to MPEPNVVHNTFTVERLLPQTPERVFAAFADPAKKRKWFAEGHSHEVLQFEGDFRVGGTELTRYRMSDKTPFPGVELATEGTYLDIVPNQRIVQASFMSIGGRTISTSMATIEFVRNDIGTELVLTHQAAFFEGSDGPKMREDGWRKLFDKLASTM; encoded by the coding sequence ATGCCAGAACCGAACGTTGTTCACAACACCTTTACCGTTGAGCGTCTCCTTCCCCAGACTCCGGAGCGCGTGTTTGCCGCTTTTGCCGATCCGGCCAAGAAACGCAAGTGGTTCGCCGAGGGGCATAGCCATGAGGTGCTGCAATTCGAAGGCGACTTCCGCGTCGGCGGCACAGAGCTCACCCGCTATCGCATGAGCGACAAGACGCCCTTCCCCGGCGTGGAACTGGCGACCGAGGGCACCTATCTCGACATCGTGCCCAACCAGCGCATCGTGCAGGCGAGCTTCATGTCGATCGGCGGCCGCACCATCTCAACTTCGATGGCGACGATCGAGTTCGTCCGCAACGACATCGGCACCGAGCTGGTACTAACGCACCAAGCGGCATTCTTCGAAGGCTCCGACGGCCCGAAGATGCGTGAAGACGGATGGCGCAAACTGTTCGATAAACTCGCGTCCACGATGTGA
- a CDS encoding ArsR/SmtB family transcription factor, which yields MAKAKPNIEGIFHALGDPMRRALLDRLSRGPMSVSHLAEPFDVTLTAILQHLEILEENGLVYTEKQGRVRTCRIEPAGFDVLEQWIRDHRTQWERGLDRLAKMLEEDEL from the coding sequence ATGGCAAAAGCGAAGCCGAATATCGAAGGCATCTTCCACGCGCTGGGCGATCCCATGCGGCGCGCTCTGCTCGACCGCCTCAGCCGTGGACCGATGTCGGTGTCGCACCTCGCCGAACCCTTCGACGTGACGCTGACGGCGATCCTGCAACATCTCGAGATTCTCGAAGAGAACGGGCTGGTGTACACCGAAAAACAAGGCCGGGTGCGCACCTGCCGCATCGAACCCGCTGGCTTCGATGTGCTCGAGCAGTGGATTCGCGATCACCGCACGCAGTGGGAACGCGGGTTAGATCGGCTGGCAAAAATGCTGGAAGAAGACGAACTCTAG
- the rocF gene encoding arginase, whose translation MATSPKTVFNPSITSKKIRVLGVPLDLGQSRRGVDMGPSAVRVAGLEAKLEALGHVVEDGGNVSVPLAETKDPGPHSAKYLSEIAQTCQKHADLVLKALEEGRVPLALGGDHSMAAGTVAGVAEYYRRQNQKIGLLWIDAHSDINTPESSPSGNVHGMPLAALMGLSVPELNIYDFLPKVQADNCVLVGVRDIDQTEKENIRKAGIHVFTMRDIDERGMRAVMEEALRLAGRNTVGYHVSLDMDWVDPEDAPGVGTPVWGGATYREAHLAMEIIADHGRMTSFEIVEVNPVLDERNQTAELAVELALSAFGKKIL comes from the coding sequence ATGGCAACTTCTCCAAAAACTGTTTTTAATCCAAGCATTACCAGCAAGAAAATTCGCGTACTGGGCGTTCCTCTTGATCTCGGCCAATCGCGCCGCGGCGTGGACATGGGGCCGTCGGCGGTCCGCGTTGCCGGGCTCGAAGCCAAACTTGAAGCTCTAGGGCACGTGGTGGAGGATGGCGGCAATGTCTCGGTTCCACTGGCGGAGACCAAAGACCCCGGCCCCCATTCGGCAAAATATCTCAGCGAAATTGCGCAGACCTGCCAGAAGCACGCGGACCTGGTGCTGAAGGCGCTCGAAGAAGGGCGCGTGCCGCTCGCGCTCGGTGGCGATCACTCCATGGCCGCCGGAACCGTGGCGGGCGTGGCGGAATATTACCGTCGCCAGAACCAGAAGATCGGGCTTCTGTGGATTGATGCGCACTCCGACATCAACACGCCGGAGAGTTCGCCGAGCGGCAACGTGCATGGCATGCCGCTGGCCGCGCTCATGGGGCTCTCGGTTCCCGAGCTCAATATCTACGACTTCCTGCCGAAGGTGCAGGCCGACAACTGCGTGCTCGTCGGCGTGCGCGACATCGATCAGACGGAAAAAGAGAACATCCGCAAAGCCGGCATCCACGTCTTCACTATGCGCGATATTGATGAACGCGGCATGCGCGCGGTAATGGAAGAGGCGCTGCGCCTCGCCGGGCGCAACACCGTGGGGTATCACGTCTCGCTCGATATGGACTGGGTGGATCCCGAGGACGCGCCGGGCGTGGGCACGCCGGTGTGGGGCGGAGCAACTTATCGTGAAGCACATTTGGCGATGGAGATCATCGCCGACCACGGCCGCATGACGAGCTTCGAGATCGTGGAAGTGAACCCGGTGCTCGACGAACGCAATCAGACAGCGGAGTTGGCGGTAGAGCTCGCGCTGTCGGCGTTTGGGAAAAAGATTCTCTAG
- the asnS gene encoding asparagine--tRNA ligase, with amino-acid sequence MEQAPVSTIHEIGKHDGQSVTIKGWLYNLRESGKLLFPIFRDGTGLLQGVLFKKNVSPELFDLVKNLTQESSVIVTGNVRAEQRAPGGYEMDVTALEVVQRVPENEPYPITPKEHGIEFLMEHRHLWVRSQRQAAILRIRGEIVRSAHEFFDKQGFTLTEPPILTPAACEGTSTLFPVDYFGDPAFLTQSGQLYIEATAMALGKVYSFGPTFRAEKSKTRRHLTEFWMVEPEVAFAELDDIMKLAEDFITHIVKSVLERRRDDLKTIERDLSKLENIDTPFPRISYDEAVQMLQEGHAKGELESRFEWGGDLGSPDETYISSKFDRPVMIHRYPVEVKAFYMEPDPNNSKVALCVDVLAPEGYGEVIGGSQRMGSYEKLLARIHEHQLPEESFKWYLDLRKFGGVPHSGFGMGIERAVAWICGLDHVRETIPFARTLHRIYP; translated from the coding sequence ATGGAACAAGCACCTGTAAGCACTATTCACGAAATCGGCAAACACGACGGCCAATCCGTCACCATCAAGGGCTGGCTCTACAACCTCCGCGAGAGCGGGAAACTGCTTTTCCCCATCTTCCGCGACGGCACCGGACTTCTCCAAGGCGTGCTCTTCAAGAAGAACGTCTCGCCCGAGCTGTTCGACCTGGTGAAGAACCTCACGCAGGAGTCGAGCGTGATCGTTACCGGAAACGTGCGCGCCGAGCAGCGCGCGCCGGGCGGCTACGAAATGGACGTCACCGCACTCGAAGTTGTGCAGCGTGTGCCGGAGAACGAACCGTATCCGATCACGCCGAAAGAGCACGGCATCGAGTTCCTTATGGAGCACCGGCACCTCTGGGTGCGCAGTCAGCGACAGGCCGCGATCCTGCGTATCCGTGGCGAGATCGTTCGCTCTGCCCATGAATTTTTCGATAAACAGGGCTTCACCCTCACCGAGCCGCCGATCCTGACGCCGGCCGCGTGCGAAGGCACGTCCACGCTCTTCCCGGTGGACTACTTCGGCGATCCCGCGTTCCTCACGCAGTCTGGACAGCTCTACATCGAAGCCACCGCGATGGCGTTGGGCAAGGTGTATAGCTTTGGGCCAACGTTCCGCGCGGAGAAGTCGAAAACACGCCGCCACCTTACCGAGTTCTGGATGGTGGAGCCCGAGGTCGCATTCGCCGAGCTCGACGACATCATGAAGCTCGCCGAAGATTTCATTACGCACATCGTAAAGAGCGTGTTGGAGCGCCGTCGCGACGACCTCAAGACCATCGAGCGCGATCTCTCGAAGCTCGAGAATATTGACACGCCTTTCCCGCGCATCAGTTACGACGAAGCCGTGCAGATGCTCCAGGAAGGCCACGCCAAGGGTGAACTCGAAAGTCGCTTCGAATGGGGCGGCGATCTTGGATCGCCAGACGAGACATATATTTCGTCGAAGTTTGATCGCCCTGTGATGATCCACCGCTATCCAGTCGAGGTGAAGGCGTTCTACATGGAGCCCGACCCGAACAACTCGAAGGTCGCGCTCTGCGTGGACGTGCTTGCGCCCGAGGGGTACGGCGAAGTGATCGGCGGCTCCCAGCGTATGGGTTCGTACGAGAAGCTGCTGGCGCGCATTCACGAACATCAATTGCCGGAAGAGTCGTTCAAGTGGTATCTCGACCTGCGTAAGTTCGGGGGCGTGCCGCACTCCGGCTTCGGCATGGGCATTGAGCGCGCGGTCGCGTGGATCTGCGGGCTCGACCACGTGCGCGAGACGATTCCGTTCGCGCGCACGTTGCACCGTATCTATCCGTAG
- a CDS encoding sugar phosphate isomerase/epimerase family protein has product MLKAISSYVQVKERLHPGMLDAYARMGAQAIEIFAARGHFDYTNRQHVRETANWFKTSGVPLSSLHAPMFADSDWGRDGTPPLNIASLDKKARILAMDEIKRAIEVAEQIPFRFLIQHIGLPNESFSEHKFFDAATASIEHLHAFAKPLGVRVLLENIPNELSTPERLHELVTTAHFDDIGFCFDIGHAHIEQGVEAAFAVMKDRIRSTHIHDNDKQRDAHLWPGDGSIDWNEAMKLLRSAPLVPPLVFEIEAETAGNLEEKFGEVARKLEGAGASA; this is encoded by the coding sequence ATGCTGAAAGCCATTTCGTCGTACGTGCAGGTGAAGGAGCGACTGCATCCCGGGATGCTGGACGCGTATGCCCGCATGGGGGCGCAGGCCATCGAGATTTTTGCCGCGCGCGGTCACTTCGATTACACCAACCGCCAGCACGTCCGCGAGACGGCGAACTGGTTTAAGACCTCCGGTGTGCCGTTGAGTTCACTGCACGCACCGATGTTTGCCGACTCGGACTGGGGCCGCGACGGCACGCCGCCGCTAAACATCGCCAGCCTTGATAAGAAAGCGCGCATCCTGGCAATGGACGAAATCAAGCGCGCAATTGAAGTCGCCGAGCAGATTCCATTCCGCTTCCTGATCCAGCACATCGGACTACCGAACGAGTCTTTCAGCGAGCACAAATTTTTCGATGCCGCCACGGCTTCCATCGAGCATCTGCATGCTTTCGCGAAACCACTGGGTGTGCGCGTCCTGTTGGAGAACATTCCGAACGAGCTCTCGACGCCGGAACGGCTGCACGAACTCGTGACCACCGCCCACTTCGATGACATTGGCTTCTGCTTCGATATCGGTCACGCGCACATCGAACAAGGTGTGGAAGCGGCGTTCGCGGTGATGAAAGATCGCATTCGCTCCACGCACATCCACGACAACGACAAACAACGCGATGCGCACCTCTGGCCCGGCGACGGCAGCATTGATTGGAACGAAGCGATGAAACTCCTGCGCAGCGCGCCGCTGGTGCCGCCGCTTGTGTTCGAAATCGAAGCGGAGACCGCGGGTAACCTCGAAGAAAAATTCGGTGAGGTCGCGCGCAAGTTGGAAGGCGCCGGAGCAAGCGCATAA
- the ggt gene encoding gamma-glutamyltransferase, which produces MTRLKAAFSLTFAVVLSTTPLMAETMVNPEHAKHAMVAAVQIDASKVGVEIMKQGGNAVDAAVATGFALAVTHSAAGNIGGGGFMLIRMANGESHFIDYREKAPAKATHDMYLDAQGNVLPDASLVGYKANGVPGSVAGMVYAEKHFGKLTLQQVMAPAIRLARDGFALSFEDAMGFRDENLTKFPESRRIFQRDGKFYEPGDVFKQPELAKTLERIAENPDDFYKGAMAKEIAADQAKGGGLITAEDLAAYEVKDRPVIRGTYRNYQVLSAPPPSSGGIALVEALNILEGYDLGKLGNRSAAAMHLTLEAYRRAFYDRAEFLGDPDFSKIPVAQLIDKHYGVAWRKSIDEQHATPSNEVKRPVGFAQLDQYAVLHPPATNVYEPEDTTHYSVVDNAGNAVAVTTTLNGGFGNYVTVSGLGFLLNNEMDDFSSKPGVPNQYGLIQGEANAIGPGKRPLSAMTPTIVLKDGKLFMVLGSPGGPRIITTVANILMGVVDYGLNIQQSVNAPRYHNQWLPDLEYLEPGFSPDTRAALVKMGHHIAKEEEDWGYWSDGECILVDPLSGERQGASDGRNNGHAVGY; this is translated from the coding sequence ATGACCCGCTTGAAAGCCGCATTTTCCCTGACGTTCGCCGTTGTTCTTTCGACCACTCCGCTGATGGCGGAGACCATGGTCAACCCCGAGCACGCCAAGCACGCGATGGTTGCCGCGGTGCAGATCGATGCCAGCAAGGTCGGCGTAGAGATCATGAAGCAGGGTGGCAATGCTGTGGATGCCGCGGTCGCCACCGGTTTCGCGCTGGCGGTTACGCACTCGGCGGCGGGGAACATTGGTGGCGGTGGGTTCATGCTCATCCGTATGGCGAATGGCGAGAGCCACTTTATTGATTATCGCGAGAAGGCGCCGGCCAAGGCCACGCACGATATGTATCTCGATGCGCAGGGGAACGTGTTGCCCGATGCCAGCCTTGTCGGATACAAGGCCAACGGCGTGCCGGGATCGGTGGCGGGCATGGTGTACGCCGAAAAACATTTCGGCAAGCTGACCCTGCAACAGGTAATGGCACCGGCGATCCGGCTGGCACGCGATGGCTTCGCGCTCAGCTTCGAAGATGCGATGGGCTTCCGCGACGAGAACCTGACGAAGTTCCCCGAGTCGCGGCGTATCTTCCAACGCGACGGTAAATTCTACGAACCGGGCGACGTATTCAAACAACCGGAATTGGCGAAGACGCTGGAGCGCATCGCGGAAAACCCTGATGATTTCTACAAGGGTGCGATGGCGAAGGAAATCGCAGCCGACCAGGCCAAAGGCGGTGGATTGATCACCGCAGAGGATCTCGCAGCTTACGAAGTAAAAGATCGGCCCGTGATTCGCGGCACCTATCGCAATTACCAAGTTCTCAGCGCGCCACCGCCGTCATCAGGCGGAATCGCGCTGGTTGAGGCGCTCAATATTCTGGAAGGCTACGATCTCGGCAAGCTCGGTAATCGCTCGGCGGCGGCCATGCACCTCACGCTGGAAGCCTATCGGCGTGCGTTCTACGATCGTGCGGAATTTCTCGGCGATCCCGATTTTTCGAAGATTCCTGTCGCGCAGTTGATTGACAAGCACTACGGCGTTGCCTGGCGCAAGTCGATCGACGAGCAGCATGCAACGCCGAGCAACGAAGTGAAGCGTCCGGTGGGCTTTGCGCAGCTTGACCAGTACGCAGTGCTGCATCCGCCCGCAACAAACGTGTATGAACCGGAAGACACGACGCACTACTCCGTGGTGGACAACGCCGGCAATGCCGTTGCGGTCACGACCACGCTCAACGGCGGCTTCGGCAACTACGTCACGGTCTCAGGGCTCGGCTTCCTGCTCAATAACGAGATGGACGACTTCTCTTCCAAGCCGGGGGTGCCCAATCAATACGGACTGATTCAAGGCGAAGCCAACGCGATCGGCCCGGGGAAACGTCCGTTGTCAGCGATGACGCCGACCATCGTTCTGAAGGACGGCAAGCTCTTCATGGTGCTGGGATCGCCGGGCGGTCCGCGCATTATTACGACCGTCGCCAACATTCTTATGGGCGTGGTGGACTATGGCCTCAACATCCAGCAGTCGGTGAATGCGCCGCGCTACCACAACCAGTGGCTGCCCGATCTCGAATATCTCGAGCCTGGTTTTTCGCCGGACACGCGCGCGGCGCTGGTGAAGATGGGGCATCACATCGCAAAAGAGGAAGAGGACTGGGGCTATTGGAGTGACGGCGAATGCATCCTGGTGGATCCGCTTTCGGGCGAGCGCCAGGGTGCCAGCGATGGCCGCAATAACGGTCATGCGGTAGGCTACTAA
- a CDS encoding M20/M25/M40 family metallo-hydrolase, with the protein MTRFNRTLFTCLLFAAAAFAQTENKLPSAAIPADRMTQYSDQAVTWMRDYLRVNTSNPPGNELAAAQFFKKILDENGIENQLFEFTPGRANIWARIKGDGTHRPLILLSHMDVVTSDPDKWKVNPFSAEIIDGAIYGRGAQDMKNEGLAQLVVIVMLKREAVKLDRDIILLATSDEEVDGIGTDWMIANKRDMLENAEFLITEGGTNLMKEGHVESVGVDVAEKSPFWLKLTAHGVPGHASIPLADSAPNRLIRALFKVINYQTELKVLPVVEEHFKALAPTQKGDIAEKFRDIRMALKDKSFAARMSADTEYAYLLRNTISVTQLEASHQTNVIPTEATAHLDVRLLPGEDSHAFLEMMKRVVDDPKVTVEPESSDFRKANASDVHTSLFDIFREISASYFPDAPVVPTITSGYTENQRYRSIGISCYGFTPYAATKEESSTEHGNNERVRVEEVRRAPKILFDVVATLGSR; encoded by the coding sequence TTGACACGTTTTAACCGGACTCTGTTCACCTGTCTGTTGTTCGCGGCCGCTGCTTTCGCCCAAACCGAGAACAAGCTACCATCCGCGGCCATCCCCGCCGATCGTATGACGCAGTACTCCGACCAGGCCGTTACGTGGATGCGCGACTACCTCCGCGTGAACACTTCGAATCCTCCGGGTAATGAGCTTGCTGCAGCGCAATTCTTCAAAAAGATCCTGGACGAAAACGGCATCGAGAACCAGCTCTTCGAATTCACTCCGGGCCGCGCCAATATATGGGCACGCATCAAGGGCGACGGCACGCACCGGCCCCTGATCCTGCTCAGCCACATGGACGTCGTCACCAGCGATCCCGACAAGTGGAAGGTCAACCCCTTCAGCGCCGAGATTATTGATGGCGCCATCTACGGCCGCGGCGCGCAGGACATGAAGAATGAAGGACTCGCGCAACTCGTAGTGATAGTGATGCTCAAGCGCGAAGCCGTGAAGCTGGACCGCGACATCATTCTGCTCGCTACCAGCGACGAAGAAGTCGACGGCATCGGCACCGATTGGATGATCGCCAACAAACGCGACATGCTGGAGAATGCCGAGTTTCTCATCACCGAAGGCGGCACGAACTTAATGAAGGAGGGCCACGTCGAATCTGTGGGCGTAGATGTCGCCGAGAAATCGCCCTTCTGGCTCAAGCTCACCGCGCACGGCGTTCCGGGCCATGCATCGATTCCGCTGGCGGATTCCGCGCCTAATCGGCTGATCCGCGCATTGTTCAAGGTCATTAACTATCAGACGGAGTTGAAAGTTCTGCCGGTCGTCGAAGAGCACTTCAAAGCGCTCGCGCCGACGCAGAAGGGCGACATCGCCGAGAAATTCCGCGACATCCGCATGGCGCTCAAGGACAAGAGTTTCGCTGCGCGCATGTCGGCGGACACTGAATACGCCTACCTGCTGCGCAACACCATTTCAGTCACTCAGCTCGAAGCCTCGCACCAGACCAATGTCATTCCCACCGAGGCCACGGCGCACCTCGACGTCCGCCTGCTGCCCGGTGAAGACTCGCATGCATTTCTTGAAATGATGAAGCGCGTGGTGGACGACCCGAAAGTCACCGTCGAGCCCGAAAGCTCTGACTTCCGCAAAGCCAACGCCTCCGACGTCCATACCTCGCTGTTCGACATATTCCGCGAGATCTCGGCGTCCTACTTCCCTGATGCGCCGGTGGTTCCGACCATCACCAGCGGCTACACCGAGAACCAGCGCTACCGCAGCATCGGCATCAGTTGCTACGGCTTTACGCCGTATGCCGCGACAAAAGAAGAAAGCTCTACGGAGCACGGGAATAACGAGCGCGTCCGGGTAGAAGAAGTGCGAAGGGCGCCGAAGATTTTGTTCGATGTTGTGGCGACGCTGGGCTCGCGCTAG
- a CDS encoding tetratricopeptide repeat protein gives MRLIGAVCLLSLCASVFAQDLSDKAEYDKLKAHATELFNQNNFLAALPELQKLADQNPKDYAVLEALGFALASKALLETDADQRKADRIAARKHLLEAKKLGDNSEMINYLLETTPEDGTPRKFSDNKEIERLMQTAEAHFAKGELNEAKAGYLQVLLLDPENYAAALFTGDVYFKDGKYCSSIQWFQKAIEIDANTETAYRYWGDALDHLGQKDEARRKFMEAVIADPYNNRPWQHLYQWMKTQGHELTVPKIQPQASVNVESDKKINITVNSGSVEKHDGSAAWMTYGIGRAAWQGERFKKEFPNEPKYRHTLREENHALSLVVSSVKSQKDIKQLDPQLATLVKISDAGLLEPYILLNAADQGIAQDYAPYRKEHRDLLYKYLDTIVVPQLKPGL, from the coding sequence ATGCGCTTGATCGGGGCTGTGTGCTTGTTGTCGTTGTGCGCGAGCGTTTTTGCGCAGGACCTTTCGGACAAGGCGGAGTACGACAAGCTGAAAGCGCACGCGACGGAGCTCTTCAATCAGAACAATTTCCTCGCAGCTTTGCCGGAGCTCCAAAAACTCGCAGACCAGAACCCGAAAGATTATGCAGTGCTGGAGGCGCTAGGTTTTGCGCTCGCCAGCAAAGCGCTTCTGGAAACCGATGCCGACCAGCGTAAGGCCGACCGCATTGCTGCGCGCAAGCACCTGCTGGAGGCCAAAAAACTCGGCGATAACAGCGAGATGATCAACTACCTGCTAGAAACGACCCCGGAAGACGGCACCCCGCGAAAGTTCTCCGACAACAAAGAGATCGAACGGCTGATGCAAACCGCCGAAGCGCATTTTGCGAAGGGAGAACTCAACGAGGCAAAGGCCGGATATCTCCAGGTGCTGCTGCTCGATCCCGAGAATTATGCAGCGGCGTTGTTCACTGGAGATGTGTATTTCAAGGATGGCAAGTACTGCAGCTCCATCCAGTGGTTCCAGAAAGCGATTGAGATAGACGCCAACACCGAAACCGCCTACCGATACTGGGGCGATGCACTCGACCACCTGGGCCAGAAAGACGAAGCGCGACGAAAGTTTATGGAGGCGGTGATCGCCGACCCGTACAACAATCGTCCATGGCAACACTTGTACCAGTGGATGAAAACGCAGGGCCACGAACTGACGGTTCCCAAGATACAACCGCAGGCCTCGGTGAACGTGGAATCGGACAAGAAAATCAATATTACGGTGAACTCAGGTAGCGTCGAGAAGCACGATGGCAGCGCTGCGTGGATGACATATGGAATCGGCCGCGCGGCTTGGCAAGGTGAGAGGTTCAAGAAGGAATTTCCGAACGAGCCGAAGTATCGCCACACGCTGCGCGAGGAGAATCATGCACTCTCGCTCGTCGTAAGCTCGGTGAAGAGTCAAAAAGACATCAAACAGCTTGACCCGCAGCTCGCAACACTGGTGAAGATATCCGACGCCGGACTGCTCGAGCCGTACATCCTGCTCAATGCGGCAGACCAAGGCATTGCCCAAGACTACGCGCCGTATCGCAAGGAACACCGCGATCTGCTCTACAAATATCTCGATACGATTGTTGTCCCGCAGTTGAAGCCGGGGCTCTAG
- a CDS encoding deoxyguanosinetriphosphate triphosphohydrolase → MPAGYAVDVEQSRGRRIPEPRHAYRNDFQRDRDRVLHARAFRRLENKTQVFTGRYSDHFRNRLTHTIEVQQISRTIANALDLNVDLVEALALAHDIGHPPFGHAGEKALDTAMRKHGERFDHNLHALRIVDDFELRYIAFRGLNLTFEVREGIIKHSRDYKESEHPELKEYLLDRRPPLEAQLIDLTDEIAYNTADMDDGFEARILNIDALRTVPIFERFYREVEAKHPTARRKLKFNETVKRIFDRLVTDLIENTRKRIADSGVKTVEDVRNYPERLAAFSPDVDAERAESKAFLYKNLYFSEALQNEKIDAELIVGGLFGHFMTHPESLPPGYQEKAQQETRARVVCDYIAGMTDNFIQSNYERLMTDEAPSEE, encoded by the coding sequence ATGCCTGCCGGCTATGCGGTGGACGTTGAACAATCCCGAGGGCGGCGCATCCCTGAGCCGCGGCACGCTTACCGCAACGACTTCCAGCGCGACCGCGATCGCGTGCTTCATGCGCGGGCCTTTCGTCGCTTAGAGAACAAGACGCAGGTCTTTACCGGCCGCTATTCCGACCACTTTCGCAATCGGCTGACCCATACGATTGAAGTCCAACAGATTTCGCGTACGATCGCGAACGCGCTGGATTTGAACGTTGACCTCGTTGAGGCGTTGGCGCTGGCGCATGACATTGGGCATCCACCGTTTGGACATGCCGGTGAGAAGGCGCTCGATACCGCGATGCGCAAGCACGGCGAGCGCTTCGACCACAATCTGCACGCGCTGCGCATCGTGGACGATTTCGAGCTGCGCTACATCGCGTTCCGCGGCTTGAATCTCACCTTCGAAGTGCGCGAGGGGATCATCAAGCACTCGCGCGATTACAAGGAGAGCGAGCATCCGGAACTGAAGGAGTATCTGCTCGATCGCCGTCCGCCGCTGGAAGCGCAGTTGATCGACCTGACCGACGAGATCGCCTACAACACCGCCGACATGGACGACGGTTTCGAAGCGCGCATCTTGAACATCGACGCGCTCCGCACGGTGCCGATCTTCGAGCGCTTCTATCGCGAGGTGGAGGCGAAGCATCCCACGGCGCGGCGCAAACTGAAGTTCAACGAGACGGTGAAGCGGATCTTCGACCGGCTGGTCACCGACCTGATTGAGAACACGCGCAAACGCATCGCAGACTCCGGCGTGAAGACAGTTGAGGATGTTCGCAACTATCCCGAGCGGCTGGCGGCGTTCAGTCCGGATGTGGATGCGGAGCGCGCGGAGTCGAAGGCGTTCCTCTACAAGAACCTCTATTTCAGCGAAGCATTGCAAAACGAGAAGATTGACGCGGAACTGATTGTCGGAGGATTGTTCGGGCATTTTATGACCCATCCCGAGAGTTTGCCGCCGGGCTACCAGGAGAAGGCGCAACAGGAAACACGGGCACGCGTGGTGTGCGACTACATCGCTGGGATGACCGATAACTTCATCCAGAGCAACTACGAGCGGCTGATGACCGACGAAGCGCCGAGCGAAGAATAG